A genomic stretch from Neomonachus schauinslandi chromosome 16, ASM220157v2, whole genome shotgun sequence includes:
- the CHST4 gene encoding carbohydrate sulfotransferase 4, translated as MMTPPKKMRPLLFLVSQMAIFALFFHLYGHNFNSLSTKEEPKPMHVLVLSSWRSGSSFVGQLFGQHPDVFYLMEPAWHIWMTFTHSTAWRLHMAVRDLIRAIFLCDMSVFDAYMKPSPRRQSSLFQWENSRALCSPPACNIFSRDMIIPQAHCKLLCSKQPFEVVEKACRSYSHVVLKEVRFFNLQVLYPLLRDPSLNLHIVHLVRDPRAVFRSREHTIRELMIDSRIVMGQHWEKIKEEDQPYYVMQVICQSQLEIYKAVQSLPKALRQRYMLVRYEDLVRDPIAQTAQMYKYVGLKFLPHLQTWVYNSTRGKGMGHHAFHTNARNALNVSQAWRWTLPYGKVSRLQKVCNDTMTLLGYHLVRSEQEQKNLSLDLLSTWTPSN; from the coding sequence ATGATGACACCGCCCAAAAAAATGCGGCCACTGCTGTTTCTGGTTTCCCAGATGGCCATCTTTGCTCTCTTCTTCCATCTGTATGGCCACAACTTCAACTCCCTGTCCACGAAGGAGGAGCCCAAGCCCATGCATGTGCTGGTCCTGTCTTCCTGGCGCTCTGGTTCTTCTTTTGTGGGACAGCTTTTTGGGCAGCACCCGGATGTCTTCTACCTGATGGAGCCCGCGTGGCACATCTGGATGACCTTCACACACAGCACTGCCTGGAGGCTGCATATGGCAGTCAGGGATCTGATCCGTGCCATTTTTCTGTGTGACATGAGTGTCTTTGATGCCTACATGAAACCCAGTCCTCGAAGACAGTCCAGCCTCTTCCAGTGGGAGAACAGCCGGGCCCTGTGTTCCCCACCTGCCTGCAACATCTTCTCCCGGGATATGATCATACCCCAGGCTCACTGCAAGCTTCTGTGCAGTAAACAGCCCTTTGAGGTGGTAGAGAAGGCCTGTCGCTCCTATAGCCACGTGGTGCTCAAGGAAGTGCGCTTCTTCAACCTGCAGGTGCTCTACCCACTGCTGAGAGACCCTTCCCTCAATCTGCACATTGTGCACCTGGTACGGGATCCCCGGGCGGTGTTCCGTTCTCGAGAACACACCATACGGGAACTCATGATTGACAGCCGCATTGTGATGGGGCAGCATTGGGAGAAAATCAAGGAGGAGGATCAGCCTTACTATGTGATGCAGGTCATCTGCCAAAGCCAGCTGGAGATCTATAAGGCTGTGCAGTCCTTGCCCAAAGCCCTGAGGCAACGCTACATGCTTGTTCGCTATGAGGACCTTGTCCGGGACCCCATTGCCCAGACTGCCCAAATGTATAAATATGTGGGACTGAAATTCTTGCCCCACCTCCAGACCTGGGTGTACAACAGCACTCGAGGCAAGGGCATGGGTCATCATGCCTTCCACACTAATGCCAGGAATGCCCTCAACGTCTCCCAGGCCTGGCGCTGGACCTTGCCTTATGGAAAGGTTTCTCGACTTCAAAAAGTCTGCAATGATACCATGACTTTGCTGGGCTACCACCTTGTCAGATCTGAGCAAGAGCAGAAAAACCTGTCACTGGATCTTCTGTCTACATGGACTCCCTCCAACTAA